A part of Myxococcus landrumus genomic DNA contains:
- a CDS encoding 3-hydroxyacyl-CoA dehydrogenase/enoyl-CoA hydratase family protein: MTTRIRKVAVLGAGVMGSGIAAHLANSGVRALLLDIVPPKAAPGEDTSSKAFRNKFALGALANMRKQKPSPIMSEQVFTAIEVGNFEDDLHRIADCDWVIEVVKEDLAVKQALFEKVEKHARKDAIVSSNTSGMSIVGMTQGRGAAFKKNFLVTHFFNPVRYMKLLELVAGTETDPAVMKAIHRFGEEVLGKGIVYGKDTTNFIANRIGVYGMMRTIAAMGPAELSIEEVDKIFGPAMGRPKSAVFRTADIVGLDTFIHVSKNCYDTLTQDEERNVFAIPEFLQKMVEKGMLGDKSGGGFYKKDRSSGGKDILALDLKTLEYRPQGKVRFESLGAAREVENVKERVAVVLNGTDKAAKFAEQVTLDVLAYTSRRIPEIADDVVNVDRGVRWGFGWDLGPFEVWDAYGVKKGVERMKALGLKPAKWVEDMLAAGRESFYGVANGKDTYWDIPTKSVKVVPENARTQRVEYLKRGNKKVAGNDSATLWDMGDGATLLEFHTKMNSIDDQIIEMMHTALDETEKNFKGLVIGNDGANFSAGANIVALVWAAKSGQYEDIRKLVTSFQQANQRMRYSPVPVVTAPFNLTLGGGAEATMGGNAVQASAELYMGLVEVGVGLIPGGGGNMQLLRNIYGAYSTDKDFDPLPFLKKVFMSIGTAKVATSAEEAREAGFLTAADGISANRDFLLSDAKARVLGMADSGFRAPRPTRFRLGGPSGYATIDMMLYDMQMNGQVSEHDRKIGQKLARVLTGGETSTTSLVTEDKLLELEAEAFLSLCGEEKTQDRLTFMIEKGKPLRN; this comes from the coding sequence ATGACGACGCGGATCCGCAAGGTAGCTGTGCTGGGCGCCGGAGTGATGGGCAGCGGCATCGCCGCCCATCTGGCCAACTCGGGCGTGCGCGCGCTCCTCCTGGACATCGTTCCGCCGAAGGCCGCTCCGGGCGAGGACACCTCGTCCAAGGCCTTCCGCAACAAGTTCGCCCTCGGGGCGCTGGCCAACATGCGCAAGCAGAAGCCCAGCCCCATCATGTCCGAGCAGGTGTTCACCGCCATCGAGGTGGGCAACTTCGAGGACGACCTGCACCGCATCGCTGACTGCGACTGGGTCATCGAGGTGGTGAAGGAGGACCTGGCCGTCAAGCAGGCCCTCTTCGAGAAGGTGGAGAAGCACGCGCGCAAGGACGCCATCGTCTCCTCCAACACCTCCGGCATGTCGATTGTCGGCATGACGCAGGGCCGGGGCGCGGCGTTCAAGAAGAACTTCCTCGTCACGCACTTCTTCAACCCGGTCCGCTACATGAAGCTCCTGGAGCTCGTGGCGGGCACGGAGACCGACCCCGCGGTGATGAAGGCCATCCACCGCTTTGGTGAGGAGGTTCTCGGCAAGGGCATCGTCTACGGCAAGGACACCACCAACTTCATCGCGAACCGCATCGGCGTGTACGGGATGATGCGGACCATCGCCGCGATGGGCCCCGCGGAGCTGTCCATCGAAGAGGTGGACAAGATTTTCGGCCCCGCCATGGGCCGCCCCAAGTCCGCCGTGTTCCGCACCGCGGACATCGTCGGCCTGGACACCTTCATCCACGTGTCCAAGAACTGTTACGACACGCTCACCCAGGATGAGGAGCGCAACGTCTTCGCCATCCCGGAGTTCCTCCAGAAGATGGTGGAGAAGGGCATGCTGGGCGACAAGTCCGGCGGCGGCTTTTACAAGAAGGACCGCAGCAGCGGCGGCAAGGACATCCTCGCGCTGGACCTGAAGACGCTCGAGTACCGGCCGCAGGGCAAGGTGCGCTTCGAGTCGCTGGGCGCCGCCCGCGAGGTGGAGAACGTCAAGGAGCGCGTGGCCGTCGTCCTCAACGGGACGGACAAGGCCGCGAAGTTCGCCGAGCAGGTGACGCTGGACGTGCTGGCGTACACCAGCCGCCGCATCCCGGAGATTGCCGACGACGTGGTCAACGTGGACCGCGGCGTGCGCTGGGGCTTCGGCTGGGACCTGGGGCCCTTCGAGGTCTGGGACGCGTACGGCGTGAAGAAGGGCGTCGAGCGGATGAAGGCGCTGGGCCTGAAGCCGGCCAAGTGGGTGGAGGACATGCTGGCCGCGGGCCGCGAGTCCTTCTACGGCGTGGCGAACGGCAAGGACACGTACTGGGACATCCCCACGAAGTCCGTGAAGGTGGTGCCGGAGAACGCGCGCACGCAGCGCGTGGAGTACCTCAAGCGCGGCAACAAGAAGGTCGCCGGCAACGACTCCGCCACCCTGTGGGACATGGGCGACGGCGCCACGCTGCTGGAGTTCCACACGAAGATGAACTCCATCGATGACCAGATCATCGAGATGATGCACACGGCGCTGGACGAGACGGAGAAGAACTTCAAGGGCCTCGTCATCGGCAACGACGGCGCCAACTTCTCCGCGGGCGCCAACATCGTCGCGCTGGTGTGGGCGGCGAAGAGTGGCCAGTACGAGGACATCCGCAAGCTGGTGACGTCCTTCCAGCAGGCCAACCAGCGCATGCGCTACAGCCCGGTGCCCGTCGTGACGGCGCCCTTCAATCTGACGCTGGGCGGCGGCGCCGAGGCGACGATGGGCGGCAACGCGGTGCAGGCGAGCGCGGAGCTGTACATGGGCCTCGTCGAGGTCGGCGTGGGCCTCATCCCCGGCGGTGGCGGCAACATGCAGCTGCTGCGCAACATCTACGGCGCGTACTCCACGGACAAGGACTTCGATCCGCTGCCCTTCCTCAAGAAGGTGTTCATGTCCATCGGCACCGCGAAGGTGGCCACCAGCGCCGAAGAGGCGCGCGAGGCGGGCTTCCTCACCGCGGCGGACGGCATCAGCGCCAACCGCGACTTCCTCCTGTCCGACGCGAAGGCTCGCGTGCTGGGCATGGCGGACTCGGGCTTCCGCGCGCCGCGTCCCACGCGCTTCCGCCTGGGCGGCCCCAGCGGCTACGCCACCATCGACATGATGCTGTACGACATGCAGATGAACGGGCAGGTCAGCGAGCACGACCGCAAGATTGGTCAGAAGCTGGCCCGCGTGCTCACCGGTGGCGAGACGAGCACCACGTCTCTGGTCACCGAGGACAAGCTGCTCGAGCTGGAGGCCGAGGCCTTCCTGAGCCTGTGCGGCGAGGAGAAGACCCAGGACCGCCTGACGTTCATGATTGAGAAGGGCAAGCCGCTGCGCAACTAG
- a CDS encoding thiolase family protein translates to MPGRVVIASAVRTPFTRAHKGEFKDTRPDTLAAIAIKEAVAKVPGLKGADVEDVVLGCAMPEAEQGMNVARQATLLAGLPVDVPAMTINRFCSSGTQAIAQVAAAIQAGQIQVGIGGGTESMSMVPMGGNKVSANPEIMANHPEIYSSMGVTAENIASRHNVSREDSDKFAAESQRRAAAAREQGKFAAEIVPVTTTLYDEEGNAKTVTVSVDTILRPETTFEGLSKLKPAFNAKGVVTAGNASPLTDGAAAAVVMSEEKAKELGVKPLGYFVDFAVAGVPPEIMGIGPVPAVRKLLAKNKLEVKDIDVFELNEAFAPQALYCIRELGIPEDKVNPNGGALALGHPLGVSGARLVATILQELKRRNGRYGVVTMCIGGGMGAAALIENAK, encoded by the coding sequence ATGCCTGGTCGAGTCGTGATTGCCAGCGCGGTCCGCACGCCGTTCACCCGCGCGCACAAGGGCGAGTTCAAGGACACGCGGCCGGATACGCTGGCCGCCATCGCCATCAAGGAAGCGGTCGCCAAGGTCCCCGGACTGAAGGGCGCGGATGTCGAGGACGTGGTCCTCGGCTGTGCCATGCCGGAGGCCGAGCAGGGCATGAACGTGGCGCGTCAGGCCACGCTCCTGGCGGGCCTGCCGGTGGACGTGCCGGCGATGACCATCAACCGCTTCTGTTCCTCCGGGACGCAGGCCATCGCCCAGGTGGCCGCGGCCATCCAGGCCGGCCAGATTCAGGTGGGCATCGGCGGTGGCACCGAGTCCATGTCCATGGTCCCCATGGGCGGCAACAAGGTGAGCGCCAACCCCGAAATCATGGCGAACCACCCGGAGATCTACTCCTCCATGGGTGTGACGGCGGAGAACATCGCCTCGCGTCACAACGTGTCGCGTGAGGACTCGGACAAGTTCGCCGCCGAGAGCCAGCGCCGCGCCGCCGCCGCGCGGGAGCAGGGCAAGTTCGCCGCCGAAATCGTCCCCGTCACCACCACGCTGTATGACGAGGAAGGCAACGCGAAGACGGTGACGGTGTCGGTGGACACCATCCTGCGTCCGGAGACGACGTTCGAGGGCCTGAGCAAGCTCAAGCCCGCGTTCAACGCCAAGGGCGTGGTGACGGCCGGCAACGCGTCGCCGCTGACCGACGGCGCCGCGGCCGCGGTGGTGATGAGCGAGGAGAAGGCGAAGGAGCTGGGCGTCAAGCCGCTGGGCTACTTCGTGGACTTCGCCGTCGCGGGCGTTCCTCCGGAAATCATGGGCATTGGCCCCGTGCCGGCGGTGCGCAAGCTGCTGGCGAAGAACAAGCTCGAGGTGAAGGACATCGACGTCTTCGAGCTGAACGAGGCCTTCGCTCCGCAGGCGCTGTACTGCATCCGTGAGCTGGGCATCCCCGAGGACAAGGTGAACCCGAACGGCGGCGCGCTCGCCCTGGGCCACCCGCTGGGCGTGTCCGGTGCGCGTCTGGTCGCCACGATTCTGCAGGAGCTGAAGCGCCGCAACGGCCGCTACGGCGTCGTCACCATGTGCATCGGTGGTGGCATGGGCGCCGCGGCGCTCATCGAGAACGCGAAGTAG
- a CDS encoding MutS-related protein has protein sequence MSANVTPPTPHTTYTERRASAQAELSALDRISARYANLRTLAFLVAVVLGGLIITGRIPKTWWWGAVGAAVAYGVLAVLHHQIFRREARQRLYVTLNERGLARLGHGWHEFPERGERFASPSHLYTPDLDVFGQGSLFQLLNETATRAGEERLASWLSSPASVEAVEARQGAARELAPRVDFRQDLCVDARTVAKEKADPGLFIQWAEAGPSLTSIRWSRPLAILLPPVTLTLFILGEVGVLPGSSVWAGLAAQLAVAVATRRTLRKMDEAVEKGEQGFVRYAPLFERMEGQRFEHPLLRNLQQGLQPQGEPPVSAHFHRFSQLFSLIEFKRHQFHPLVHWLTLWDIHALFALENWRAKHGARLRHWFESLAELEALSCVAGLAHDRPAFAWPTLEARGPVMEARQLGHPLLDAPVPNDVALPGPAHALVITGSNMSGKTTLMRAMGTNVVLALAGAPVCATSLRLSPLQVLTSMRVKDSLERGVSYFYAEVQRIKAVLDAARAANGQALFLLDEILLGTNTRERQLASREVLRLLLSTGAAGAVTTHDLSLTALANEPGAHVLNVHFRDHLEDGKMVFDYTLREGVVDTTNALRVLRLAGVPVDDPEAPAN, from the coding sequence GTGTCCGCGAACGTCACGCCTCCCACTCCCCACACCACGTACACCGAGCGCCGCGCCTCCGCGCAGGCCGAGCTGTCCGCCCTGGACCGCATCAGCGCTCGCTACGCCAACCTCCGCACCCTCGCCTTCCTCGTCGCCGTCGTCCTCGGCGGCCTCATCATCACCGGCCGCATCCCGAAGACCTGGTGGTGGGGCGCGGTGGGCGCCGCCGTCGCCTACGGCGTGCTCGCCGTCCTCCATCACCAAATCTTCCGCCGCGAGGCCCGCCAGCGCCTCTACGTCACGCTCAACGAGCGCGGCCTCGCGAGACTCGGCCACGGCTGGCACGAGTTCCCCGAGCGCGGCGAGCGCTTCGCCTCCCCTTCCCACCTCTACACGCCAGACCTGGATGTCTTCGGCCAGGGAAGCCTCTTCCAGCTCCTCAACGAGACCGCCACCCGCGCCGGAGAGGAACGTCTGGCCTCGTGGCTCTCCTCCCCCGCCTCGGTGGAGGCCGTGGAAGCCCGCCAGGGCGCCGCACGCGAGCTGGCCCCGCGCGTGGACTTCCGCCAGGACCTCTGCGTCGACGCACGCACCGTGGCCAAGGAGAAGGCCGACCCCGGCCTCTTCATCCAATGGGCGGAAGCCGGCCCCTCCCTCACCTCCATCCGCTGGTCGCGCCCCCTCGCCATCCTCCTGCCTCCGGTGACGCTGACGCTCTTCATCCTGGGCGAGGTCGGCGTGCTCCCAGGCTCCTCCGTCTGGGCCGGACTGGCCGCCCAGCTCGCCGTCGCCGTCGCCACCCGTCGCACGCTGCGGAAGATGGATGAAGCCGTGGAGAAGGGGGAACAGGGCTTCGTCCGCTACGCCCCCCTCTTCGAGCGCATGGAGGGCCAGCGCTTCGAGCACCCCCTCCTGCGAAACCTCCAGCAGGGTCTCCAGCCCCAGGGCGAGCCCCCCGTCTCGGCGCACTTCCACCGCTTCAGCCAGCTCTTCTCCCTCATCGAGTTCAAGCGCCACCAGTTCCACCCGCTGGTGCACTGGCTCACCCTCTGGGACATCCACGCCCTCTTCGCGCTGGAGAACTGGCGCGCGAAGCACGGCGCCCGCCTGCGCCACTGGTTCGAGTCCCTCGCCGAACTCGAAGCCCTCTCCTGCGTCGCCGGCCTCGCGCATGACCGCCCCGCCTTCGCCTGGCCCACGCTCGAGGCCCGAGGCCCGGTGATGGAGGCCAGGCAGCTCGGCCACCCGCTCCTCGATGCCCCCGTCCCCAACGACGTGGCCCTGCCCGGCCCCGCGCATGCCCTGGTCATCACCGGCTCCAACATGAGCGGCAAGACGACGCTGATGCGCGCCATGGGTACCAACGTGGTGCTGGCCCTCGCGGGCGCCCCCGTGTGCGCCACGTCGCTGCGGCTGTCCCCGCTCCAGGTGCTCACCAGCATGCGCGTGAAGGACTCGCTGGAGCGCGGCGTCTCCTACTTCTACGCGGAGGTGCAGCGCATCAAGGCCGTGCTGGACGCCGCGCGCGCGGCGAACGGGCAGGCCCTGTTCCTCCTCGACGAAATCCTCCTGGGCACCAACACCCGGGAGCGCCAGCTCGCCTCGCGCGAAGTCCTCCGGCTCCTCCTGTCCACCGGGGCCGCGGGCGCGGTGACGACGCACGACCTGTCGCTCACGGCGCTCGCCAACGAGCCCGGCGCCCACGTGCTCAACGTCCACTTCCGCGACCACCTCGAGGACGGGAAGATGGTCTTCGACTACACGCTGCGCGAGGGCGTCGTCGACACAACCAACGCGCTGCGCGTCCTGCGCCTCGCCGGCGTCCCCGTGGACGACCCCGAAGCCCCCGCGAACTGA
- a CDS encoding matrixin family metalloprotease: protein MRTTQALVLALAVSCGEASDIGVPSQDETLEDGWKAFRAQVIESPARPGVFIIEGDIAIHGEVELRRYHKEFMTRASQPLTVRLASSGADDIWTEAGKHGLTYCISNDFSSTKKEQVRLAMAEAAASWSRRVGVTFHYIPSEDPFCGDDSEDGYNPNVLFDVKPTPLMEEPFYDALAFFPSYVRDRQRIHISPSAFTPSASGTTLEGILRHELGHALGFRHEHIWATPVPEKCETPDHPDEDSYSPGHWDDARLLVGGYDFMSVMHYPRCRPPGSPGTVAQTETDYRAAISIYGLAPSLIVSAVTPL from the coding sequence TTGCGGACGACGCAAGCGCTGGTGCTCGCCTTGGCGGTCTCATGCGGAGAGGCATCGGATATCGGTGTCCCTTCTCAGGATGAGACTCTCGAGGATGGGTGGAAGGCTTTCCGTGCCCAGGTGATAGAAAGCCCTGCGCGACCTGGGGTTTTCATCATCGAGGGAGACATCGCCATCCATGGCGAAGTGGAGTTGCGCCGCTACCACAAGGAGTTCATGACCCGTGCATCTCAGCCGTTGACGGTCAGGCTGGCGTCATCGGGAGCCGACGACATCTGGACTGAGGCTGGCAAGCATGGGTTGACTTATTGTATCTCCAACGACTTCAGTTCGACGAAAAAGGAGCAGGTGCGCCTCGCCATGGCCGAGGCTGCTGCATCATGGAGCCGACGGGTGGGGGTGACATTCCATTACATCCCATCCGAGGATCCGTTCTGTGGAGATGATTCAGAGGACGGATACAATCCCAACGTGCTGTTCGACGTCAAACCTACTCCGCTGATGGAGGAGCCGTTCTACGATGCGTTGGCTTTTTTTCCCAGCTACGTCCGTGACCGGCAACGGATCCACATCAGTCCGAGTGCTTTCACTCCTTCTGCGAGTGGAACCACGCTCGAGGGGATTCTCCGGCATGAGTTGGGTCATGCGCTGGGATTCCGCCACGAACACATCTGGGCAACACCGGTTCCAGAGAAATGCGAGACACCAGATCATCCCGACGAGGATTCATACTCACCAGGGCATTGGGATGACGCACGGCTGCTCGTAGGTGGGTATGACTTCATGTCTGTCATGCATTATCCCAGATGCCGGCCTCCTGGTTCCCCAGGCACTGTCGCTCAGACTGAAACGGACTACCGTGCGGCCATTTCCATCTACGGGCTCGCGCCGTCTTTGATTGTCTCGGCGGTCACGCCGCTGTAG
- the dgcA gene encoding N-acetyl-D-Glu racemase DgcA translates to MRKVTIKHESWPIAGSFTISRGSKTSAEVVVVTLEEGGAVGRGECVPYARYGETVDGVLRALEAARPRIEAGLERDGVPEVLEPRAARNALDCALWDLEAKKAGKPVWELLGMAEPHPLVTAYTLSLDTVDAMGAAAKKSTHRPLLKVKLGRGSTEDLERLRAIREGAPTSRLIVDANEGWKPEELPTLLAACAELGVVMVEQPLPASNDEALRGLHRPVAVCADESAHDRHGLTELVGKYDAINIKLDKTGGLTEALALAREARGHGLQLMVGCMVSTSLAMAPAALVAQGAEVVDLDGPLLLARDREPGIRFEGSTLLWPPRELWG, encoded by the coding sequence ATGCGAAAGGTCACCATCAAGCATGAGAGCTGGCCCATCGCGGGCAGCTTCACCATCTCCCGGGGTTCGAAGACCTCCGCCGAGGTGGTGGTCGTCACGCTGGAGGAAGGTGGCGCCGTGGGGCGCGGGGAATGTGTTCCCTATGCGCGGTATGGCGAGACAGTGGACGGGGTGCTGCGGGCCTTGGAGGCCGCGCGGCCCCGTATCGAGGCGGGACTGGAGCGAGACGGTGTCCCCGAGGTGCTGGAGCCCCGTGCGGCGCGCAATGCGTTGGACTGCGCGCTGTGGGACTTGGAGGCGAAGAAGGCGGGAAAGCCAGTCTGGGAGCTGTTGGGCATGGCCGAGCCCCACCCGCTTGTCACCGCGTACACGCTGAGCCTGGATACGGTGGACGCCATGGGGGCGGCTGCGAAGAAGTCCACGCACCGGCCCCTGCTCAAGGTGAAGCTGGGGCGAGGGAGTACGGAGGACCTCGAGCGGCTGCGAGCCATCCGCGAGGGAGCGCCGACGAGTCGGCTCATCGTGGATGCGAATGAAGGGTGGAAGCCCGAGGAGCTGCCCACGCTGCTGGCCGCCTGTGCGGAGCTGGGCGTGGTGATGGTGGAGCAGCCCCTGCCCGCGTCCAATGATGAGGCATTGCGAGGACTGCACCGTCCGGTGGCCGTCTGCGCCGATGAGTCCGCGCATGACAGACATGGGCTGACGGAGCTTGTCGGCAAGTACGACGCCATCAACATCAAGCTCGACAAGACGGGGGGGCTCACCGAGGCGCTGGCCCTGGCCCGAGAGGCACGTGGGCACGGGCTTCAGCTCATGGTGGGCTGCATGGTCTCCACGTCCTTGGCCATGGCGCCCGCCGCGCTGGTGGCCCAGGGCGCGGAGGTGGTGGATCTGGATGGGCCGTTGCTGCTCGCCAGGGACCGCGAGCCGGGCATCCGCTTCGAGGGAAGCACCCTCCTCTGGCCGCCCCGGGAGCTGTGGGGCTGA
- the dgcN gene encoding N-acetyltransferase DgcN: MEIQKPYLLFLGDVPDQLAAKTAHGIVDWRPEWCVGQLRLPGCKADCGLTDLDIAQAKAKGAKTLIVGVANAGGVLPEHWVGKLVEALDAGMDVATGLHRRLSSFPAIAEAARRNGRALHDVRIPDMEFATGKGTRRQGLRLLTVGTDCSVGKKYTALALEKEMRARGLQADFRATGQTGIFISGRGVAIDAVVSDFVAGAAEWLSPENAVDHWDLVEGQGSLFHPSFAGVTLGLLHGAQPDAFIVCHEPTRTKMRGVQHALPSIQAVIERTVLEGQLTNPGIQCTGLAINTEHLAEQEALGLMERLGRDHGLPCVDPIRTGVGPLVDELVRRFPVRG; encoded by the coding sequence GTGGAGATCCAGAAGCCCTACCTGTTGTTCCTGGGAGATGTACCCGACCAGCTCGCGGCGAAGACGGCGCACGGCATCGTCGACTGGCGGCCTGAGTGGTGTGTCGGCCAGCTCCGACTCCCCGGCTGCAAGGCGGACTGCGGCCTGACGGACCTGGACATCGCCCAGGCGAAGGCGAAGGGCGCCAAGACGCTCATCGTGGGGGTGGCCAACGCGGGCGGCGTGCTGCCGGAGCACTGGGTGGGCAAGCTGGTGGAGGCGCTGGACGCGGGCATGGATGTGGCCACCGGGCTGCACAGGCGGCTGTCGTCCTTCCCCGCCATCGCGGAGGCTGCCCGGCGCAACGGCCGCGCGCTGCATGACGTGCGCATCCCCGACATGGAGTTCGCGACGGGCAAGGGGACTCGGCGTCAGGGATTGCGGTTGCTGACGGTGGGGACGGATTGCTCGGTGGGGAAGAAGTACACGGCGCTCGCGCTGGAGAAGGAGATGCGCGCGCGAGGACTCCAGGCGGACTTCCGCGCCACGGGGCAGACGGGCATCTTCATCTCGGGTCGGGGCGTGGCCATCGACGCGGTGGTGTCCGACTTCGTGGCGGGCGCGGCCGAGTGGCTGTCACCCGAGAACGCCGTGGACCATTGGGATTTGGTGGAGGGACAGGGGTCGCTGTTCCATCCCTCGTTCGCGGGGGTGACGCTCGGGTTGCTGCACGGCGCGCAGCCGGATGCCTTCATCGTGTGCCATGAGCCCACGCGCACGAAGATGCGGGGCGTCCAGCATGCGCTGCCGTCCATCCAGGCGGTCATCGAGCGCACCGTGCTGGAGGGGCAACTGACGAACCCTGGCATCCAGTGCACCGGGCTGGCCATCAACACCGAGCACCTGGCGGAGCAGGAGGCCCTGGGGCTGATGGAGCGGTTGGGCCGTGATCACGGTCTGCCTTGTGTCGACCCCATTCGGACGGGGGTTGGCCCGCTGGTGGATGAGCTGGTGCGCCGCTTCCCGGTTCGGGGCTGA
- a CDS encoding metallophosphoesterase family protein — translation MRYWLPWLLLLFAGCGVFELHPYEVRGGEQDVNARALEKLQRDRADGSFRFAVMGDIGVFLKEAKDAMKDVAQRDVDFVIQVGDLTEFSSAQEYGWVASLLDDAPVPSLAVIGNHDLLGTGRQLFLHHFGTPELVFDYGGSRFVLFDSNSREFDFPGDVPDLDRLRAELMAPPRGGHLFTFSHVPPWHADFDPSLKEPFEDLQAERNVAVSFHGHVHRFSSDAREGVRYFITDALELRNYLVVTVAGESVRIEQVFY, via the coding sequence GTGAGGTACTGGCTCCCATGGCTGTTGCTGCTCTTCGCGGGGTGCGGCGTCTTCGAATTGCACCCCTACGAAGTCCGAGGGGGTGAGCAGGACGTGAACGCGCGTGCGCTCGAGAAGCTCCAACGAGACCGCGCTGACGGCTCCTTCCGCTTCGCGGTGATGGGCGACATCGGCGTCTTCTTGAAGGAAGCCAAGGACGCCATGAAGGACGTGGCGCAGCGGGATGTCGACTTCGTCATCCAGGTGGGGGACCTGACCGAGTTCAGCTCGGCCCAGGAGTACGGCTGGGTGGCGAGCCTGCTCGACGACGCGCCAGTGCCCTCGCTGGCTGTCATCGGCAACCACGACCTGCTGGGGACGGGGCGGCAGCTCTTCCTCCACCACTTCGGCACGCCGGAGCTGGTGTTCGACTACGGCGGGAGCCGCTTCGTCCTCTTCGACTCGAACTCTCGTGAGTTCGACTTCCCCGGCGACGTGCCGGACCTGGACCGGCTGCGCGCGGAGTTGATGGCACCGCCGCGCGGGGGGCACCTGTTCACCTTCTCGCACGTGCCGCCATGGCATGCGGACTTCGACCCGTCGCTGAAGGAGCCCTTCGAGGACCTCCAGGCGGAGCGCAACGTCGCGGTGTCCTTCCATGGCCACGTGCACCGCTTCAGCAGCGATGCGCGCGAGGGCGTGCGTTACTTCATCACCGATGCACTTGAGTTGCGGAACTACCTGGTGGTCACCGTCGCGGGTGAGTCGGTGCGAATCGAGCAGGTCTTCTACTGA